The uncultured Fusobacterium sp. genome includes a window with the following:
- a CDS encoding MetQ/NlpA family ABC transporter substrate-binding protein → MKKSFKTLLLAGLLVLGTNVLAGELKVGATPVPHAELLNLVKDDLKTQGVDLKVVDFTDYVTPNLALADGEIDANFFQHYPYLEKFASERGLKLVSAAKIHVEPLGVFSKKFSKLEDIPAKSTIAIPNDPSNGGRALILLHNKGLIKLEDPNNLYATEFDIVENPKNLKFKPIEAPQLPRVLPDVAAAVINGNYALEAGFSPVKDALTLEGEESPYANIIAVREGDEKREDIVKLINALQSEKVKQYILDNYNGGVVATF, encoded by the coding sequence ATGAAAAAATCTTTCAAAACACTTTTATTAGCAGGACTTTTAGTCTTAGGAACAAATGTATTAGCAGGAGAGTTAAAAGTAGGAGCTACACCTGTTCCACATGCTGAGTTATTAAATTTAGTTAAGGATGATTTAAAAACTCAAGGAGTAGATTTAAAAGTTGTAGATTTTACTGACTATGTAACTCCTAACTTAGCTTTAGCTGATGGAGAAATTGATGCAAACTTCTTCCAACACTATCCATATTTAGAAAAATTTGCTAGTGAAAGAGGACTTAAATTAGTTTCAGCTGCAAAAATTCACGTAGAACCATTAGGAGTATTTTCTAAAAAATTCTCAAAACTTGAAGATATTCCAGCTAAATCTACTATTGCTATACCTAATGACCCATCTAATGGAGGTAGAGCATTAATTCTTTTACATAATAAGGGACTTATAAAATTAGAAGATCCTAATAACTTATATGCAACTGAATTTGATATAGTTGAAAATCCTAAAAATTTAAAATTTAAACCTATTGAAGCACCTCAACTTCCTAGAGTTTTACCAGATGTAGCTGCTGCTGTTATCAATGGAAACTATGCTCTAGAAGCTGGATTTTCACCTGTAAAAGATGCCTTAACTTTAGAGGGAGAAGAATCTCCATATGCTAATATTATAGCAGTAAGAGAAGGAGATGAAAAAAGAGAAGATATCGTTAAACTTATCAATGCTCTTCAAAGTGAAAAAGTTAAACAATATATTTTAGACAATTACAATGGTGGAGTTGTAGCTACTTTCTAA
- a CDS encoding MetQ/NlpA family ABC transporter substrate-binding protein, which yields MKKILLFLLLIISSITFGKTLKLGAPSYPGPEMFNIIKDDLKAQGIELELVEMNDYVTPNLALADGAIDINSFQHIQYLNQFCKDKGLDLVSAGETYVVALGLYSDKYKSLDEIPNKSTIAIPNDPTNAGRALIMFHNAGLIKLEDPSNLLATEFDIIENPKKIKFKLIEAPQLPRVIKDVAGCVINGGYAVEAGYLPTEDAILLEDASKSPYVNVFAVRKGDENREDIKAFVKAYQSDKMKKYILEKFKGGYIPAWN from the coding sequence ATGAAAAAAATATTACTATTTCTACTTTTAATAATTTCTAGTATCACTTTTGGAAAAACTTTAAAATTAGGTGCTCCTTCTTATCCTGGACCTGAAATGTTTAATATAATTAAAGATGATTTAAAAGCTCAAGGAATAGAATTAGAATTAGTTGAAATGAATGATTATGTAACTCCTAACTTAGCACTAGCTGATGGAGCTATTGATATAAACTCATTCCAACATATTCAATATCTAAATCAATTTTGTAAAGATAAAGGATTAGATTTAGTAAGTGCTGGTGAAACTTATGTAGTTGCTTTAGGACTTTATTCAGATAAATATAAATCTCTTGATGAAATTCCTAATAAATCTACAATTGCTATTCCTAATGATCCTACTAACGCTGGAAGAGCTCTTATAATGTTCCATAATGCTGGACTTATAAAATTAGAAGATCCTAGTAATTTACTTGCTACAGAATTTGATATAATTGAAAATCCTAAAAAAATAAAATTTAAACTTATTGAAGCACCTCAACTTCCTAGAGTTATTAAAGATGTTGCTGGTTGTGTTATCAATGGTGGATACGCTGTTGAAGCTGGATATCTTCCTACTGAAGATGCTATTCTTCTAGAAGATGCCTCTAAATCTCCATATGTTAATGTTTTTGCTGTAAGAAAAGGAGATGAAAATAGAGAAGATATAAAAGCTTTTGTTAAAGCTTATCAAAGTGATAAAATGAAAAAATATATTTTAGAAAAATTTAAAGGTGGATATATTCCTGCTTGGAACTAA
- a CDS encoding ATP-binding cassette domain-containing protein produces MIEIQGINKIYPNGYHAVKDVSLEIKTGDIFGVIGLSGAGKSSLIRLLNRLEEPTSGKIIIDGVDITSLSKKELLERRKKIGMIFQHFNLLASRTVGENVAFSLEIAGWKKSDIEKRVLELLEVVELSDKKDYYPSQLSGGQKQRVAIARALANNPDILLSDEATSALDPKTTKSILELIKTIQKQFGLTVIMITHQMEVIRDICNRVAVMADGKIVESGSVHHIFSNPQTDITKELISYLPGVEERGIEIMKTKGKSIVRLEFLGTIAEDPIISQAVRTFNIDFSIIGGSIDHLATMKVGHLFIELSGDMEQQKEAINWFKNEAGVLTEVIYNGI; encoded by the coding sequence ATGATAGAAATACAAGGAATTAATAAGATATATCCTAATGGTTATCATGCTGTTAAAGATGTATCTTTAGAGATAAAAACAGGAGATATATTTGGAGTAATAGGGCTTAGTGGAGCTGGAAAATCATCTCTTATAAGATTATTAAACAGATTAGAAGAACCTACAAGTGGTAAAATAATAATAGATGGTGTAGATATTACGTCTCTTTCTAAAAAAGAGTTATTAGAAAGAAGAAAAAAAATTGGAATGATCTTCCAACACTTCAATTTATTAGCTTCTAGAACAGTTGGAGAAAATGTGGCTTTCTCTTTAGAAATTGCTGGTTGGAAAAAATCTGATATAGAAAAAAGAGTACTTGAACTTTTAGAAGTTGTTGAATTATCTGATAAAAAAGATTACTATCCTTCACAACTATCAGGAGGACAAAAACAAAGAGTAGCTATAGCTAGAGCTCTAGCTAACAATCCAGATATTCTGCTATCTGATGAAGCTACTTCTGCTCTTGACCCAAAAACAACAAAGTCAATTCTTGAGTTGATAAAAACAATACAAAAACAGTTTGGACTTACAGTTATAATGATAACTCACCAAATGGAAGTAATTAGAGATATTTGTAATAGAGTTGCTGTTATGGCTGATGGAAAAATTGTAGAATCTGGTAGTGTTCACCATATTTTCTCTAATCCTCAAACAGATATAACTAAAGAGTTAATCTCTTATCTTCCAGGAGTTGAAGAGAGAGGAATAGAGATTATGAAAACAAAAGGAAAATCTATTGTTAGATTGGAATTTTTAGGAACTATTGCTGAAGATCCTATAATCTCACAAGCTGTTAGAACTTTTAATATTGATTTTAGTATAATAGGTGGATCAATTGATCATCTTGCAACAATGAAAGTTGGGCATCTATTCATAGAATTATCTGGAGATATGGAACAACAAAAAGAAGCAATTAATTGGTTTAAAAATGAAGCTGGAGTACTTACAGAGGTGATATACAATGGTATTTAG
- the yqeC gene encoding selenium cofactor biosynthesis protein YqeC: MKEFNIEKGDIITITGAGGKTSLMFSLAKKLSNLGKVLVTTTTKIFVPKLEDFEEMKISDKKFKGLGKNIFIYGEKIENNKVHSLSYEEIFQLKEKFDFILIEGDGAKEKKIKAWNDTEPCIPNFSTKVIGVVNLDIKDLELKEENIHRFELFKEKFFDYIEGKVEEEFLTKYIETGDFFKNFFSKEKYIFLNGIDGEKYLEKFSLAMKICNRLNGKYKFILGSVKEDIFFRYKATDAVVMASGYSRRMGENKLKLPYRDTTLLDYNLEKISFYPFYNTYVCGRESWVEELAKLYNFKYLNNEKAELGQSESIKLGVKNSEGEGIVFFTGDQPFLTTESILKLYYNFQRYNYITIPRVEKERFSPVFFPEDKKIELLKLEGDTGGREVIRNASLISFVDFYNSMEFLDIDTPEEYENVISIYFEK, encoded by the coding sequence ATGAAAGAGTTTAATATAGAAAAGGGAGATATAATAACTATTACAGGAGCTGGTGGAAAAACTTCTTTGATGTTTTCATTGGCAAAAAAATTATCTAATTTAGGAAAAGTTTTAGTTACAACCACTACTAAAATTTTTGTTCCAAAATTAGAGGATTTTGAGGAGATGAAAATTTCAGATAAAAAATTTAAAGGATTGGGAAAAAATATCTTTATTTATGGAGAAAAAATAGAAAATAATAAGGTACATTCACTCTCTTATGAAGAAATTTTTCAATTAAAGGAAAAATTTGATTTTATTTTAATTGAGGGTGATGGAGCAAAGGAGAAAAAGATAAAAGCTTGGAATGATACAGAGCCATGTATTCCTAATTTTTCAACTAAAGTAATAGGAGTAGTAAATTTAGATATAAAAGATTTGGAATTAAAAGAGGAAAATATTCATAGATTTGAATTATTTAAAGAAAAATTTTTTGATTATATAGAGGGAAAAGTTGAAGAGGAATTTTTAACTAAGTATATAGAAACAGGAGATTTTTTTAAAAATTTCTTTTCTAAAGAAAAATATATATTTTTAAATGGAATTGATGGTGAAAAATATTTAGAAAAATTTTCTTTAGCTATGAAAATTTGTAACAGATTAAATGGAAAATATAAATTTATTTTAGGTTCTGTAAAGGAAGATATATTTTTTAGATATAAAGCAACAGATGCAGTAGTTATGGCTTCAGGATATTCGAGAAGAATGGGAGAAAATAAATTAAAACTTCCATACAGAGATACAACTCTATTAGATTATAATTTAGAGAAAATATCATTCTATCCTTTTTATAATACATATGTATGTGGAAGAGAAAGTTGGGTAGAAGAATTAGCTAAACTATATAATTTTAAATACTTAAATAATGAAAAAGCTGAATTGGGACAGAGTGAAAGTATAAAACTAGGAGTAAAAAATTCAGAAGGAGAGGGAATAGTTTTTTTTACTGGAGATCAACCTTTTCTTACAACTGAAAGTATTTTGAAACTTTATTATAATTTTCAAAGATATAATTATATAACTATTCCAAGAGTAGAAAAAGAAAGATTTTCCCCTGTTTTTTTTCCAGAAGATAAGAAAATAGAATTATTAAAATTAGAAGGTGATACTGGAGGAAGAGAAGTAATAAGAAATGCTTCATTAATTTCTTTTGTGGACTTTTATAATAGTATGGAGTTTTTAGATATAGATACTCCAGAAGAGTATGAAAATGTAATTTCGATTTATTTTGAAAAATAA
- a CDS encoding methionine ABC transporter permease, whose protein sequence is MVFSMIWTSTLETLYMVFFSTLFSLIIGFPIGILLTITKEGNILERPKLNKVLDFVINTLRSFPFIILMILLFPLSRIVVGTTIGSTAAIVPLSISAAPFVARMIEGALNEVDKGLIEASSSMGANSWTIIFKVMIPETLPHIIHGITVTVISLIGFSAMAGTIGAGGLGDLAIRFGYQRFKTDIMIYAVIVIIIVVQLLQSLGNYLVYRAKKNR, encoded by the coding sequence ATGGTATTTAGTATGATATGGACATCTACACTTGAAACACTTTATATGGTTTTCTTTTCAACTCTATTTTCACTTATTATTGGTTTTCCAATAGGAATACTTTTAACGATTACAAAAGAGGGAAATATATTAGAAAGACCAAAACTTAATAAAGTATTAGATTTTGTAATTAATACATTGAGATCATTTCCATTTATAATTCTAATGATCTTACTATTTCCACTATCTAGAATAGTTGTAGGAACTACAATTGGTAGTACAGCTGCTATAGTTCCGCTTTCAATTTCAGCTGCACCATTTGTAGCTAGAATGATAGAGGGAGCTTTAAATGAAGTTGATAAAGGACTTATAGAAGCTAGCTCAAGTATGGGAGCTAACAGTTGGACAATTATTTTTAAAGTAATGATTCCTGAAACTTTACCACATATTATTCATGGAATCACTGTTACAGTTATCAGTCTTATAGGATTTTCTGCTATGGCTGGAACAATTGGTGCTGGAGGATTAGGAGACTTAGCTATTAGATTTGGATATCAAAGATTTAAAACTGATATTATGATCTATGCTGTAATTGTAATTATTATAGTAGTTCAACTACTTCAATCACTAGGAAACTATTTAGTTTATAGAGCAAAGAAAAATAGATAA